TGGGTGATCACCCAAAAACGGCCAGAACCGCGACGGAAGGCGATGAGAGCATTTTCTCCTCGCGATATCCCCGCGATGCTTGCCAGCGAACAAGACTCCGGGGTACAGCCGACAAGAGCGCGTGACGGGAGCGCGTGGTTATTTGAACAGCGCAATTGGAGGAGGCAAGCATGTACGTGGTTACGGGGGGCGCGGGGTTCATCGGCAGCGCCTTGGTTTGGAAACTGAATCAACAAGGCGTCACGGACGTGCTGATCGTGGACGATCTGGGCCGGGGTGAGAAATGGAAGAATCTGGTCAACCTCCGCTATGCCGACTACCTGCATAAAGCCGCGTTTCTCCAGCTCCTGGAACAAGGCAAGCTCGGGCCGGAGGTCAAGGCGATCCTGCACATGGGCGCCTGTTCGTCCACCACGGAGACGGACGTCGAATACCTGATGGAGAACAATTACCGGTACACCCAAATACTGGCCCGGATTTGCCTACAGCACGACATCCGCTTCATCTATGCCAGCAGCGCCGCGACCTACGGGGATGGCTCCCGAGGCTTCGACGACGCCCCCGCCGTCATGGACGGACTGAAGCCCCTGAACATGTACGGCTATTCCAAGCAGCTTTTTGATCTCTGGGCGCTGCGCACCGGTGTTGCCGACCGGATGGTCGGCCTGAAGTTCTTCAATGTTTTCGGACCCAACGAGTACCACAAAGCCGACATGATGAGCGTGGTCTGCAAGGCCTTTCGCCAGATCGGAGAGACCGGACGGCTGCGTCTGTTCAGATCCCACCGCCCGGATTACGCCGACGGCGAGCAGCGCCGGGATTTCGTCTACATCAAGGACTGCGTCGACGTGGTCTGGTGGCTGCTGGAAAACCGAGCCGTGAACGGAATCTTCAACCTGGGACGCGGAGAGGCCAAGTCCTGGAACGAGTTGGCCCGGGCGGTCTTCGCGGCCATGGATCGGCCCGTGGACATCGAATACATCGACATGCCGGAGGCCATCCGGGAAAAATATCAATACTACACCAAGGCCGGGATGGAGCGGCTGCGCTCCCTGGGCTGTCCCGCCGCCTTCAGCTCCCTGGAGGACGGAGTGGCCGACTATGTGCGTAACTACCTGATGGCCGAGGATCCGTATCTGGCTTGAGCACCGCGGTCCGACTCCGCCGCTCTATTTCAATTCATCATCTCAACTCATTTCGAGGGCCGCCATGACCACGACGCAATCGGACGACGGCTTCACCACCCAAGCCCCTCCCCGGACCGTACCCGAAACCCTGGACCGCGGAGTCGCGTTGTTCGGCGACCGCCCGCTCCTCGGCCTGGTGGAGGGAGACCCCGTCACCTATGCCGAGTTCCGAACCAAGGCCAGGGAACATGCTGAAACCCTGACCCACCTGGGAGTGGGTCACGGAGACAGAGTGGCCATTTTCAGTGAAAACCGGCCGGAATGGCCCATGGTCTATTTCGCCGCCAGCTCCCTGGGAGCCGTGCTGGTCCCGATTCTCCCGGACTTTCACCCGTCCTCGGTCCTGCATATTCTCCGGCACAGTGGGGCCAAGGTGTTGATGGCTTCGGAACGCTGCCTGGCGAAGCTGGAAGATCTGAACCAGCAGCACTTGACCGTGATCGTTCTGGACGACTTCCGGATTTTGCCCCCGGAATCCTGGGCCGGTCGGGTCAAGGACGTGATCCGCTCCAGCCTCAAGGACCGGGAGCGTCTGCAATCCCTGGCCCGGCATGTGACCGGCCACGGCACTCCGGCGACACCCAAGGAGGACGACCTGGCCTCCATCGTCTACACCTCCGGGACCACGGGGCGGGCCAAAGGGGTGATGCTCACCCACCGCAACGTGGTTTCCGACGCCTGGATGACACGTGAGCTGGTGGACCTGGGGCCGCGGGACCGGATGCTTTCCATCCTGCCCCTGGCCCACACCATGGAGTTCACCCTGGGGCTGCTGCTGCCCATGCTGCACGGGACCCAGGTCCGGTACCTCGGCGGGGTCCCCTCGCCGCAAATGCTGATGGACGCCATGGCCAAGATCCGCCCCACGTTCATGCTCAGCGTCCCGCTGGTGATTGAGAAGATCTTCAAGCGCCGCATTCAGCCCAAACTGACCGGCAGCGCCGTGGGCCGGACCCTGTATCGCTTCAACCTGAGCCGAGGCCTGCTGCACAAGCTCGCCGGGAAAAAGATGTACCAGTCATTTGGCGGCAGCTTGCGCGGCTACTGTATCGGGGGAGCGCCCCTGTCCGTGGAAGCGGAAACCTTTTTACGCGAAGCCGGTTTTCCCTATGCCATGGGCTACGGACTGACCGAGGCATCGCCCCTGGTGGCCGGGACCGGCGCGGCGAGCGTCCGTCGGCGTTCCTCTGGTCGCGCTCTGCACGGCGTTGAGATCCGCATCGCCGTGCAGCAGGAGAGCGATTCGCCGCCCCGAGGACGAACCGACGGCGAGGTTGTCGGGGAAATCCAGGTCCGCGGTCCCAATGTCATGCAAGGTTATTACCAGGAGCCGGAGTTGACCGCCGAAGTCTTCACCGAGGACGGCTGGCTGCGCACCGGGGACCTGGGCACGCTGGACAAGGACGGCTATCTGTTCATCCGCGGTCGCTTGAAGAACCTGATTCTCGGTCCCAGCGGAGAGAACATCTACCCGGAGGAGATCGAGAACGTCCTGAACGAACAGGATTACGTCCTGGAATCCCTGGCCTTCGACCTGAACGGCAAGGTCGCGGCTCGGGTCTTCCTGGACTACGACCGGCTGGACGAAGAGGTTTCCTGGCGGAAGATGAGCGAATTCGAGGCCCGCAAGTACGTCACCGACCTGCTGGAAACCATCCGGACCCGCACCAACGCCGGCCTGGCCTCCTTTGCCCGGGTCAGCAAGATGATCGAGCAGACCGAGGCCTTTGAGAAAACCCCGACCCACAAAATCAAGCGCTATCTCTACACCAGCGCCTCGCCGCCGTTTTGACGCACCGCCATGCACGAACGACCGGACACCGAACTCGCGGCCCTGATCCGTTCCCTTCTGGAAAAGGGCATGGACCTGGACGGCGCGGCCCTGACCACCATTTCCCAGGTTCTGGGAGGCGCTGAGGCGGAGGAACTCGCCGCCCGCTTGACCGACCCGGACGACGCCGAGGCTTGGTCCATGCGCGACCTAGTCTTGTTTCCGGACCAACCCCTGGCCTTGGCCGTGGAAAGCTGGTTGCTGGAACGGGAACAGCGCGACGACAAGGCGGCCATGCCGGACAAGGACGCCGGGGCCGCTCTGCTGACCCAGGCCATGCTGCGCGTTCGCCTTCCGGACCGGACAGAATTATGGCTGACCCTGGACCAGGACGAAGCCCGCCTGCTGGCGAGCCGCCTGCACCTGGGCAAACGCCTGCCCGAATCGGTTCGTGATCTTCTCACCGCTCCCGTTGCCGCGAATCGAGAACTCGCGGCGGCCCTGAGCCTGGCCTGCAAACAGTCCCGACTGCCCTGGACCCCGAGCCAGGAGACCTTTATCCTGACCTTGCTGCGCGCCTGCCTCCCCGGTCCGGATCAAGAGCCGGGCGCTGAGCCGGCCCAAAGCGAACCTTCGCCGAAAACGCCGCC
This genomic stretch from Desulfonatronum sp. SC1 harbors:
- the rfaD gene encoding ADP-glyceromanno-heptose 6-epimerase translates to MYVVTGGAGFIGSALVWKLNQQGVTDVLIVDDLGRGEKWKNLVNLRYADYLHKAAFLQLLEQGKLGPEVKAILHMGACSSTTETDVEYLMENNYRYTQILARICLQHDIRFIYASSAATYGDGSRGFDDAPAVMDGLKPLNMYGYSKQLFDLWALRTGVADRMVGLKFFNVFGPNEYHKADMMSVVCKAFRQIGETGRLRLFRSHRPDYADGEQRRDFVYIKDCVDVVWWLLENRAVNGIFNLGRGEAKSWNELARAVFAAMDRPVDIEYIDMPEAIREKYQYYTKAGMERLRSLGCPAAFSSLEDGVADYVRNYLMAEDPYLA
- a CDS encoding AMP-binding protein, which encodes MTTTQSDDGFTTQAPPRTVPETLDRGVALFGDRPLLGLVEGDPVTYAEFRTKAREHAETLTHLGVGHGDRVAIFSENRPEWPMVYFAASSLGAVLVPILPDFHPSSVLHILRHSGAKVLMASERCLAKLEDLNQQHLTVIVLDDFRILPPESWAGRVKDVIRSSLKDRERLQSLARHVTGHGTPATPKEDDLASIVYTSGTTGRAKGVMLTHRNVVSDAWMTRELVDLGPRDRMLSILPLAHTMEFTLGLLLPMLHGTQVRYLGGVPSPQMLMDAMAKIRPTFMLSVPLVIEKIFKRRIQPKLTGSAVGRTLYRFNLSRGLLHKLAGKKMYQSFGGSLRGYCIGGAPLSVEAETFLREAGFPYAMGYGLTEASPLVAGTGAASVRRRSSGRALHGVEIRIAVQQESDSPPRGRTDGEVVGEIQVRGPNVMQGYYQEPELTAEVFTEDGWLRTGDLGTLDKDGYLFIRGRLKNLILGPSGENIYPEEIENVLNEQDYVLESLAFDLNGKVAARVFLDYDRLDEEVSWRKMSEFEARKYVTDLLETIRTRTNAGLASFARVSKMIEQTEAFEKTPTHKIKRYLYTSASPPF